The following proteins are encoded in a genomic region of Hydrogenimonas thermophila:
- the fliI gene encoding flagellar protein export ATPase FliI, whose product MPLKSIRKRIKNTSLSPTYGVVKSINANAIIATGLKVSIGQSVTIVTGDERRLGMVTSLGADSFTITPFGFVEGMQVGDKVLLNRRSLDIPVGDNLLGRVVDPFMNPIDGKGAIYLDEYEPIMKAPMDVMKRGLIDEHFSVGVKSIDGLLTCGKGQKLGIFAGSGVGKSTLMGMLVRGSEATIKVVALIGERGREVPEFIAKNLGNDLTNTVIVVATSDDSALMRKYGAFSAMSVAEYFKRKGHDVLFMMDSVTRFAMAQREIGLALGEPPTSKGYPPSSLTLLPQLMERAGKEEGQGSITAFFTVLVEGDDLSDPIADQSRSILDGHIVLSREFTDKGIYPPVNILSSASRVMGDVATPDHLAAAQKFRQLLALLKENEMLVRIGAYQKGTDPELDAALERKEAMENFLRQSATQSITFEETVSLLKKVVS is encoded by the coding sequence ATGCCACTCAAATCTATTAGAAAACGAATTAAAAATACCAGTCTCTCCCCTACATACGGGGTTGTTAAGAGTATTAATGCAAATGCCATTATTGCTACTGGACTAAAAGTTAGTATTGGTCAAAGTGTAACTATTGTTACCGGTGATGAGAGACGGCTTGGTATGGTAACTTCACTGGGAGCAGACAGTTTTACCATAACACCGTTTGGTTTTGTAGAGGGTATGCAGGTTGGCGATAAAGTACTTTTAAATCGAAGAAGTCTTGATATTCCTGTTGGTGACAATCTGCTTGGTCGTGTAGTTGATCCATTTATGAACCCGATTGATGGTAAGGGAGCAATCTATTTAGATGAGTATGAACCTATTATGAAAGCTCCTATGGATGTTATGAAACGAGGGCTTATTGATGAGCATTTCAGTGTTGGAGTAAAGAGTATTGATGGATTACTAACTTGTGGTAAAGGACAAAAACTTGGTATATTTGCTGGAAGCGGTGTTGGAAAATCTACGTTAATGGGAATGCTTGTAAGGGGTAGTGAAGCAACAATAAAAGTAGTTGCACTAATAGGTGAACGAGGACGTGAAGTACCTGAATTTATAGCAAAAAACTTAGGCAATGACTTAACAAATACTGTAATAGTAGTAGCAACCAGTGATGATAGCGCTCTAATGAGAAAATATGGTGCCTTCAGTGCTATGAGTGTAGCAGAATACTTTAAGCGAAAAGGGCATGATGTACTTTTTATGATGGATTCTGTAACACGTTTTGCTATGGCACAACGTGAAATTGGACTTGCCCTTGGAGAACCACCAACATCAAAAGGTTACCCTCCATCTTCACTTACACTTCTTCCACAATTGATGGAGAGAGCAGGAAAAGAGGAGGGTCAAGGATCTATTACAGCATTTTTTACTGTTCTTGTAGAAGGAGATGATTTAAGCGATCCTATTGCTGATCAAAGCCGAAGTATTTTAGATGGTCATATTGTACTTAGTAGAGAGTTTACAGATAAAGGTATCTACCCGCCTGTAAATATTCTATCATCAGCTTCTCGTGTTATGGGAGATGTTGCAACTCCTGATCACTTAGCTGCTGCTCAAAAATTTAGACAGCTTTTGGCACTTTTAAAAGAGAATGAGATGCTTGTTCGTATTGGAGCATACCAAAAAGGCACAGACCCAGAACTTGATGCAGCATTAGAGAGAAAAGAGGCTATGGAAAACTTTTTAAGGCAAAGTGCAACCCAAAGTATCACTTTTGAAGAGACTGTCTCTCTTCTAAAAAAGGTTGTCAGCTAA
- the clpP gene encoding ATP-dependent Clp endopeptidase proteolytic subunit ClpP has translation MSYVPFVIEKSGRGERSYDIYSRLLKDRIIMLSGEINDAVASSIVAQLLFLEAEDPDKDIYLYINSPGGVITSGFSIYDTMNYIKPDIVTICIGQAASMGAFLLTCGTAGKRYALPSSRIMIHQPLGGAQGQATDIEIQAKEILRLKKYLNKIMADRTGKTVRTIEKDTERDFFMSAEEAKEYGLIDEVLTRSFK, from the coding sequence ATGAGTTACGTACCATTTGTAATCGAAAAGAGCGGACGGGGTGAGCGATCTTACGATATCTACTCTAGACTTCTTAAAGATCGCATCATTATGCTTAGTGGAGAGATCAACGATGCTGTAGCATCGTCGATCGTGGCACAGCTTCTATTTTTGGAAGCTGAAGATCCAGATAAAGATATCTATCTTTACATAAACTCTCCAGGTGGTGTTATTACAAGTGGTTTTAGTATTTACGATACAATGAACTATATTAAACCTGATATTGTCACAATATGCATAGGACAAGCAGCATCTATGGGTGCATTTCTTCTTACCTGTGGTACTGCTGGAAAACGGTATGCTCTTCCAAGTTCACGTATTATGATACATCAACCACTTGGTGGAGCTCAGGGACAAGCTACAGATATTGAGATTCAGGCAAAAGAGATTTTACGTCTGAAAAAATATCTTAATAAAATAATGGCTGATAGAACAGGAAAAACAGTCCGTACAATAGAAAAAGATACGGAGCGAGATTTTTTTATGAGTGCCGAAGAGGCTAAGGAGTACGGTCTGATAGATGAAGTACTGACACGAAGTTTTAAGTAA
- a CDS encoding flagellar basal body rod C-terminal domain-containing protein produces MQVNVNSMLAYQSWMNQSANNVANINTESFDANRTVIEEGPVPVSESTGKPTDLAKEMTDQIVVADGFEAQASVIKTYDEMLGTLLDMKG; encoded by the coding sequence ATGCAAGTAAATGTAAACTCAATGTTAGCGTATCAATCGTGGATGAATCAAAGTGCAAATAATGTTGCAAATATTAATACTGAATCGTTTGATGCAAACCGTACAGTTATAGAAGAGGGTCCTGTTCCTGTAAGTGAATCAACAGGCAAGCCTACTGATCTTGCAAAAGAGATGACAGATCAGATTGTTGTTGCTGATGGATTTGAAGCACAGGCAAGTGTCATTAAGACATATGATGAGATGTTGGGCACACTGCTCGATATGAAAGGGTAA
- a CDS encoding YeiH family protein: MAFSKENIRYTLNGILFVALFSIAAIQISQIDFIKNLAISPLIIGIIIGMIYANTLRNHLPKEWVPGIVFSAKQLLRLAIVFYGFRITFQQIMDVGAAGFAVSVIMLTTTILLGSWAGMKIFKLDRDTSILTAAGSSICGAAAVLATEPVLKAEPYKSAIAVGTVVLFGTIAMFVYPFVYKTGILGMDPATYGIYVGGTVHEVAQVVAAGGAIGGAAADDAVIVKMTRVMMIAPVLIILGILISSVARKSGKEAGGVKLVIPWFAVWFVVMSGVNSLEIIPATIVNDINQIDTFMLTMAMTALGMETNAEKFKQAGIKPILLALLMFAWLIVAGYFVTKWAVAIF, encoded by the coding sequence ATGGCTTTTTCTAAAGAAAATATCCGTTATACGCTAAATGGCATTCTGTTTGTTGCCCTATTTTCTATTGCTGCTATTCAAATTTCTCAAATTGATTTTATAAAAAATTTGGCAATCAGTCCATTAATCATAGGTATTATTATAGGAATGATATATGCCAATACTTTAAGAAACCATCTTCCAAAAGAGTGGGTACCTGGTATTGTCTTTTCTGCTAAACAGTTACTTAGGCTTGCAATCGTTTTTTATGGATTTAGAATTACATTTCAGCAGATAATGGATGTAGGTGCAGCAGGTTTTGCAGTTTCGGTTATTATGCTTACAACTACTATTTTACTAGGTTCATGGGCAGGTATGAAAATATTTAAATTAGACCGAGATACATCGATTTTAACTGCTGCAGGAAGCTCTATATGTGGGGCAGCAGCTGTTTTGGCAACTGAACCAGTTCTAAAAGCTGAACCATATAAAAGTGCTATTGCTGTAGGTACAGTAGTACTATTCGGTACTATAGCAATGTTTGTTTACCCTTTTGTATATAAAACTGGTATTTTGGGGATGGACCCAGCAACATATGGAATATATGTAGGAGGTACCGTTCACGAAGTTGCTCAAGTTGTAGCTGCAGGAGGTGCAATAGGAGGAGCAGCAGCAGATGATGCTGTTATTGTAAAAATGACAAGAGTAATGATGATAGCTCCCGTATTGATAATTTTAGGAATTTTAATTTCATCTGTAGCAAGAAAGTCTGGAAAAGAAGCTGGAGGTGTAAAACTTGTCATTCCATGGTTTGCTGTATGGTTTGTTGTAATGAGTGGAGTTAATTCACTAGAAATCATACCTGCAACAATTGTAAATGATATTAATCAAATTGATACCTTTATGCTTACAATGGCAATGACTGCACTTGGAATGGAAACTAATGCTGAAAAATTTAAACAAGCTGGTATTAAACCTATTCTTCTTGCTCTGCTTATGTTTGCATGGCTTATTGTTGCAGGTTATTTTGTTACTAAATGGGCTGTAGCAATTTTTTAA
- the def gene encoding peptide deformylase, with product MVRKIVVYPDKRLKQRSKEVVDFNNELHLLLDDMNETMLAGNGIGLAAIQIGVPLRVLLINLPDEEGNQYPENLLEVINPVILEKRGSTTYTEGCLSVPDYYDDVERAEWIRVEFYNRHGERQEIEADGLLAIAFQHEMDHLDGHLFIEKLSFLKRKKFEKEWKKKQKELQKSSK from the coding sequence ATGGTTCGTAAAATCGTTGTCTATCCAGATAAGCGGTTAAAGCAAAGAAGTAAAGAGGTTGTTGATTTTAATAATGAATTACACCTATTACTTGATGATATGAATGAGACAATGCTAGCTGGTAATGGAATAGGTTTAGCTGCTATTCAAATAGGGGTTCCATTAAGAGTTTTATTGATTAACTTGCCTGATGAAGAGGGAAATCAGTATCCTGAAAACCTTTTGGAAGTTATAAACCCTGTTATTTTGGAAAAGAGAGGTTCTACAACATACACTGAAGGGTGTTTGAGTGTACCAGACTATTATGATGATGTAGAGCGAGCTGAATGGATACGGGTAGAGTTTTATAATAGACATGGAGAACGACAAGAGATAGAAGCTGATGGATTGCTTGCTATTGCATTTCAGCATGAGATGGATCATTTGGATGGACATCTTTTTATAGAAAAACTATCTTTTTTAAAGAGAAAAAAGTTTGAAAAAGAGTGGAAGAAGAAGCAAAAAGAGTTACAAAAAAGCAGTAAATAG
- a CDS encoding GGDEF domain-containing protein: MSVNKIRQPKAQGLEEPTSELELYAQEVMNEMVRQNVPPTPSNFDAYFDKMLESKSPEFRKRILKILELEDTGEHEQQTMMEQHLKDAFVNIKKFMQLINLIYKNLRHLVALIDKRRYELKAVADKAGIMTLLDTLEKDMQSMNEIIKKESKTIKATYEATSELVYEVQELAIYDSRFGVYKKKYFIRKVEQEAKLIKEFHHESSIMMVRVSEKLLKKIESQKVRQMILRTVARLLLKTSRRSDLVAVYDDEVFTILMRHTSVQNAKRAAERLKDLVNNTNFFVGDNEINLDVNIGIARIDLERTLEVTLVCALDAIALGEKNNMPYGICPQDEEA, from the coding sequence ATGAGTGTAAATAAAATCCGTCAACCAAAAGCACAAGGATTAGAAGAGCCAACAAGCGAGTTAGAGCTGTATGCTCAAGAAGTTATGAATGAGATGGTACGTCAAAATGTGCCTCCGACACCTTCAAACTTTGATGCATATTTTGACAAAATGCTTGAAAGTAAATCGCCTGAATTCAGAAAACGGATTTTAAAAATACTAGAGTTAGAAGATACAGGAGAGCATGAACAGCAAACAATGATGGAACAGCATCTTAAAGATGCATTTGTTAATATTAAAAAGTTCATGCAACTCATAAATTTAATTTATAAAAATCTTCGTCATCTAGTAGCACTCATAGATAAACGACGTTATGAATTAAAGGCAGTTGCCGATAAAGCTGGCATAATGACTCTTCTTGATACTCTTGAAAAAGATATGCAATCTATGAATGAGATAATCAAAAAAGAGTCTAAAACAATTAAAGCAACTTATGAGGCAACAAGTGAACTTGTTTATGAAGTTCAAGAACTTGCAATATATGATAGTAGATTTGGTGTATATAAAAAGAAATATTTTATCCGTAAGGTTGAACAAGAAGCTAAGCTAATAAAAGAGTTCCATCATGAAAGTAGTATTATGATGGTACGAGTTAGTGAAAAGCTTCTTAAAAAAATTGAGAGCCAAAAAGTCAGGCAAATGATTTTGCGTACTGTAGCTAGACTCCTTTTAAAAACTTCACGACGGAGTGACTTGGTTGCAGTTTATGATGATGAAGTTTTCACTATTTTGATGCGTCATACTTCTGTTCAAAATGCAAAAAGAGCAGCAGAGAGACTAAAGGATCTTGTTAACAATACAAACTTTTTTGTTGGAGATAACGAAATCAATTTAGATGTCAATATAGGAATTGCACGTATAGATTTGGAAAGAACTTTAGAAGTAACTTTAGTGTGTGCTCTTGATGCCATTGCACTTGGTGAGAAAAACAATATGCCATATGGTATTTGTCCTCAAGACGAGGAGGCTTAA
- a CDS encoding HIT family protein, which produces MIYEDKDFMIEWEESEVPWIKIFVKEKYKEITDMPKTLRLKLWKLSETVETALREKFKPDKINLASFGNYVPQVHIHIMARFSTDSFFPEPMWGKIERKGTYIFKDEDKVDFEKYLIEKIENLV; this is translated from the coding sequence GTGATTTATGAAGATAAAGATTTTATGATAGAGTGGGAAGAGAGTGAAGTACCATGGATCAAAATTTTTGTTAAAGAGAAGTACAAAGAGATTACTGATATGCCAAAAACATTGCGTTTGAAACTTTGGAAGCTTAGTGAAACAGTAGAGACAGCTTTACGTGAAAAGTTTAAACCAGATAAGATAAATCTTGCATCATTTGGCAACTATGTTCCTCAGGTACATATACATATAATGGCAAGATTTTCAACAGATAGTTTTTTCCCTGAGCCTATGTGGGGAAAAATAGAGCGTAAAGGGACCTATATATTTAAAGATGAAGATAAAGTTGATTTTGAAAAATATTTAATTGAAAAAATAGAGAATTTGGTATAA
- a CDS encoding YifB family Mg chelatase-like AAA ATPase, translated as MKQLLSATLDGINAKKVEVEAAFTKGLPAFGIVGLASSSIQEAKERVKAALLTNGFSFPPLRITVSMSPSDLLKTGSHMDLAIALVIALQNENIDLEDFYVFGELGLDGRLKDTRSIFPILLSLRNQKLITKAIVPTESLEKLSMIPGITYIGVENLFEAIAVCKKEQPPREIEATPIDGETIEVGEVNYFFIKDYPEDFLDVKGQEIAKRASLIAASGMHNMLMEGSPGCGKSMIAKRLQHILPPMSLEEILQANQYALLGNEEPIFEPKRPQRSPHHSASKPSIFGGGSHHAKIGEVALANSGILFFDEFPHFSKTVLEALREPLQDYKVLISRVNSKIAYDTKFMFIAAQNPCPCGNLLSSIHTCRCSDLEIKRYKQRLSDPLLDRIDIYVQMQESSSEDKPSISSSSMHKEVIKAFIQQMKRGQKHLNGKLDEKEIEKYCILDNEAEQVLYKAVNSFGLSHRSVANVKKVSRTIADLEESKEIEKRHILEALSFRRRS; from the coding sequence TTGAAACAGCTACTCTCTGCTACTCTTGATGGGATTAATGCAAAAAAAGTAGAAGTTGAAGCTGCATTTACAAAAGGTTTGCCAGCATTCGGAATAGTTGGATTGGCAAGTTCATCTATTCAGGAAGCAAAAGAGCGTGTTAAAGCTGCTTTGCTAACCAATGGATTCTCTTTTCCTCCTCTTCGTATAACTGTCAGTATGTCTCCATCAGATTTACTTAAAACTGGCAGTCATATGGATCTTGCTATAGCATTGGTTATAGCCCTTCAAAATGAGAATATAGATTTAGAAGATTTTTATGTTTTTGGAGAGCTTGGACTGGATGGTAGGCTTAAAGATACACGTTCTATCTTTCCTATACTTCTTTCACTAAGAAATCAAAAACTAATCACCAAAGCTATTGTTCCAACAGAATCATTGGAAAAACTCTCAATGATACCTGGAATCACCTATATAGGTGTTGAAAACCTTTTTGAAGCAATTGCAGTTTGTAAAAAAGAGCAGCCTCCAAGAGAGATAGAAGCAACACCAATTGATGGTGAAACCATTGAAGTAGGTGAAGTAAACTACTTTTTTATAAAAGACTATCCTGAAGATTTTTTAGATGTAAAAGGTCAAGAGATCGCTAAACGGGCATCTTTGATTGCAGCTTCCGGTATGCATAATATGTTAATGGAAGGGAGTCCAGGGTGTGGTAAGAGTATGATTGCCAAACGTTTACAACATATCTTGCCTCCAATGTCACTTGAAGAGATCCTACAAGCAAATCAGTATGCATTGTTAGGAAATGAAGAACCTATATTTGAACCAAAGAGACCACAAAGGTCACCTCATCATTCTGCAAGTAAGCCAAGTATTTTTGGGGGAGGTTCCCATCACGCAAAAATAGGAGAAGTTGCTCTTGCCAATAGCGGCATTCTATTTTTCGATGAGTTTCCACACTTTTCTAAAACTGTACTAGAGGCACTAAGAGAGCCTTTACAAGACTATAAAGTGCTTATTTCTCGTGTTAACAGTAAAATAGCTTATGATACAAAGTTTATGTTTATTGCAGCACAAAACCCTTGTCCTTGTGGAAATCTTTTAAGTTCTATTCATACTTGCCGATGCAGTGATTTAGAGATTAAACGTTATAAACAGCGTTTGTCAGATCCTTTGCTTGATAGGATTGATATATATGTACAGATGCAAGAAAGTTCTTCTGAAGATAAACCCTCAATAAGTTCTTCTTCTATGCATAAAGAGGTAATAAAAGCCTTTATTCAGCAAATGAAAAGAGGTCAGAAGCATCTTAATGGTAAATTGGATGAGAAAGAGATAGAAAAATATTGCATACTTGATAATGAAGCAGAACAGGTTTTATATAAAGCTGTAAATAGTTTTGGTTTAAGTCATCGAAGTGTAGCAAATGTAAAAAAAGTTTCAAGAACAATTGCAGATTTAGAAGAGTCTAAAGAGATAGAGAAAAGACATATATTGGAAGCTCTTAGCTTTAGAAGAAGGAGTTAA
- a CDS encoding PAS domain-containing sensor histidine kinase yields the protein MFKQYKEAIESSNIVSKTDINGIITFVNDEFCKISGYSREELIGQNHNIVRHPDVPKTKFKKLWDTILAKKTYKSTVKNRAKNGSTFYVNTTIVPILNKDGEIEEFIAIRYDVTHEVELKKALEKKERELEILNKTLEERVKMQTQKLYNLNKHLEERIQEEVKKNEEKQKMLFLQSRMASLGQMMANIAHQWRQPLTELALTLFTMKRAAHKSDLKEFDAIYNDAKAMIQNMSQTIENFINFFKPDKPKIPFPVIQSIDEALQILKKSFQKDYIDINKYINGNPYVLGISNELSQVIINILQNAKDAFLQHDCKEKKIKIKVEEDSNNVYIIIEDSAGGIDNSVIERIFEPYFTTKHASKGTGLGLFMSKLIIEKSFEGTIEVSNTEEGACFTIILPLYTGSTKET from the coding sequence ATGTTTAAACAGTACAAAGAAGCTATTGAAAGCTCTAACATCGTTTCAAAAACCGACATAAACGGAATTATTACTTTTGTGAATGATGAGTTTTGCAAGATTTCCGGCTACAGTCGTGAAGAGTTAATAGGTCAAAACCACAATATTGTACGCCATCCTGATGTGCCAAAAACAAAATTCAAAAAACTTTGGGATACGATTCTGGCAAAAAAAACATATAAATCTACTGTTAAAAATAGAGCTAAAAATGGCAGTACTTTTTATGTAAATACTACTATTGTTCCCATTTTAAATAAAGATGGAGAGATAGAAGAGTTTATAGCTATTAGGTATGATGTTACTCATGAAGTAGAACTTAAAAAAGCTTTGGAAAAAAAAGAGCGTGAACTAGAGATACTGAATAAAACCCTTGAAGAGCGTGTAAAGATGCAAACACAAAAACTTTACAATCTCAATAAGCATCTTGAAGAGCGTATTCAAGAAGAGGTGAAAAAAAATGAAGAGAAACAAAAGATGCTCTTTTTGCAATCACGTATGGCAAGCCTTGGTCAAATGATGGCAAACATTGCGCATCAGTGGCGACAGCCACTTACTGAACTTGCTTTAACACTCTTTACAATGAAGAGAGCTGCCCACAAGAGTGATCTTAAAGAATTTGATGCCATCTACAACGATGCAAAAGCAATGATTCAAAATATGTCACAAACAATTGAAAACTTCATAAACTTTTTTAAGCCTGATAAACCCAAAATTCCTTTTCCAGTCATTCAAAGTATAGATGAAGCATTGCAAATTTTAAAAAAATCTTTCCAAAAAGATTATATTGATATAAATAAATATATTAATGGAAATCCTTATGTATTAGGGATTAGCAATGAACTTTCACAGGTTATAATAAATATTTTACAAAATGCAAAAGATGCATTTTTGCAACATGACTGTAAAGAAAAAAAGATAAAAATAAAAGTAGAAGAAGATAGCAATAATGTTTATATTATTATTGAAGATAGTGCCGGAGGTATTGACAATAGCGTTATAGAACGAATTTTTGAACCATATTTCACAACAAAACATGCATCAAAAGGGACTGGACTGGGGCTTTTTATGTCAAAATTAATTATTGAAAAGAGCTTTGAAGGAACAATTGAAGTATCTAATACAGAAGAAGGGGCTTGCTTTACAATTATTCTTCCACTATATACCGGTTCTACAAAGGAAACATAA
- the tig gene encoding trigger factor, whose amino-acid sequence MEVTAKKIDNANVVIEATIAKNDIDGRVDKIAKQAAKQMKIDGFRPGKAPVSVVKKRLGDRLVQDAEAEALREVLNTASKELELDAEKIIGEPAVTKFDRGEEAIEVELKLSLKPEIEIEDISDIVPEVKTPRVTKKEVEERIQELAEAQAPFESIEEDRGLENGDLAVFDFEGFLDGEPFEGGKAENFELRIGSGQFIPGFEEQMVGMKKGEEKSIKVTFPEDYRNKDLAGKEVEFKIKLHDIKAKKDVEIDDELAKKLLGDENGTLEKLEKEVKEQIRSEKMTKLYNDELKPKLVEALVEKFEFDLPESVVSQEVELALRNKVQQMNEEEIAELRENEEKVNELREELRADAAKSVKATFIVDALAKKEGVEVNDQEMMQTIFYEAMSMGQDPQQTLEYYKKQNLLPAIKMAMIEDRLLTKLLNDKNEKSKDKEENTEKEEA is encoded by the coding sequence ATGGAAGTGACTGCTAAGAAGATCGATAATGCGAATGTGGTTATCGAAGCAACTATTGCTAAAAATGACATTGATGGTAGGGTAGACAAAATTGCCAAGCAAGCTGCAAAACAGATGAAAATTGACGGATTCCGTCCTGGAAAAGCACCAGTATCTGTTGTAAAAAAACGCCTTGGCGATCGTCTAGTTCAGGATGCTGAAGCTGAAGCTCTTCGTGAAGTACTCAATACAGCATCTAAAGAGTTGGAGCTTGATGCTGAAAAAATCATTGGAGAGCCAGCTGTAACAAAGTTTGACCGTGGTGAAGAAGCAATTGAAGTAGAGTTGAAGCTTAGCCTTAAGCCAGAAATAGAGATTGAAGATATTAGCGATATAGTTCCTGAAGTTAAAACACCTCGTGTTACAAAAAAAGAGGTAGAAGAGCGCATTCAAGAGTTGGCTGAAGCACAAGCACCATTTGAGTCTATTGAAGAAGATCGTGGATTAGAAAATGGTGACTTAGCTGTTTTCGATTTTGAAGGATTCCTTGATGGTGAGCCATTTGAAGGTGGTAAAGCAGAAAACTTTGAATTGCGTATAGGTAGCGGACAATTCATTCCAGGCTTTGAAGAGCAAATGGTTGGAATGAAAAAGGGAGAAGAAAAGAGTATTAAAGTTACTTTCCCAGAAGATTACCGCAACAAAGATCTTGCTGGTAAAGAGGTGGAATTCAAGATTAAACTACATGACATTAAAGCAAAAAAAGATGTTGAAATAGATGATGAGCTTGCCAAGAAACTTCTTGGAGATGAAAATGGCACTCTTGAAAAACTTGAAAAAGAGGTAAAAGAGCAAATTAGAAGTGAAAAAATGACTAAGCTCTATAATGATGAGCTTAAACCTAAGCTTGTAGAAGCATTGGTTGAAAAATTTGAGTTTGATTTGCCAGAGAGTGTTGTTTCACAAGAAGTAGAATTAGCTCTTCGAAATAAAGTACAGCAAATGAATGAAGAAGAGATTGCTGAACTTCGTGAAAATGAAGAGAAAGTAAATGAGCTTCGTGAAGAGCTTCGTGCAGATGCTGCAAAGAGTGTAAAAGCTACTTTCATAGTTGATGCATTAGCTAAAAAAGAGGGTGTTGAGGTTAATGATCAAGAGATGATGCAGACAATTTTTTATGAAGCAATGAGCATGGGGCAAGATCCACAACAAACACTTGAATATTATAAAAAACAGAATCTTCTACCTGCAATCAAAATGGCAATGATAGAAGATAGACTGTTGACAAAACTTCTTAATGATAAAAATGAAAAAAGTAAAGATAAAGAAGAGAATACAGAAAAAGAAGAAGCATGA
- the folE gene encoding GTP cyclohydrolase I FolE yields MSIEKAKKFEEAITTILELIGEDPNREGLKKTPHRVYKAFEHLCEGYKMDPKKVLNDALFESSNDEMVLVRDIEFYSMCEHHMLPIIGRVHVAYIPDGKVVGLSKIPRMVNIYARRLQIQEQMTEQIADAILETIQPKGVGVIVEARHMCMEMRGVEKINSTTVSSALRGLFKSDAKTREEFMSMVNAPLRPRY; encoded by the coding sequence ATGTCCATTGAAAAAGCTAAAAAATTTGAAGAAGCTATAACAACGATTCTTGAACTTATAGGTGAAGATCCAAACAGAGAAGGACTGAAAAAAACACCTCATCGAGTATATAAAGCTTTTGAGCACCTTTGCGAAGGGTATAAAATGGATCCTAAAAAGGTACTCAATGATGCCCTTTTTGAAAGCAGCAACGATGAGATGGTTCTTGTTCGTGATATTGAGTTTTACTCTATGTGCGAACACCATATGCTGCCAATTATAGGACGAGTACATGTTGCTTATATTCCAGATGGCAAAGTAGTTGGTCTAAGTAAAATTCCCCGAATGGTAAATATATATGCAAGACGCTTGCAGATTCAAGAGCAGATGACAGAACAGATTGCTGATGCTATTTTGGAAACTATTCAGCCAAAGGGGGTTGGTGTTATTGTTGAAGCACGTCATATGTGTATGGAGATGCGTGGAGTTGAAAAGATAAACTCTACAACGGTTAGTTCAGCACTTAGGGGACTCTTCAAGAGTGATGCAAAGACTCGAGAAGAGTTTATGAGTATGGTAAATGCACCTCTTCGTCCACGTTACTAA